In Bacillus cereus ATCC 14579, a single window of DNA contains:
- a CDS encoding Nif3-like dinuclear metal center hexameric protein has protein sequence MNIKQFNEHITSLFGEHLHKYGDDEYGFTHISKDEFHKIGYTTNLTLETIEEAYRNGVDMIVTHHAPWSFLFGMEEACIEKLKQYEMNHFWVHLPLDFVKFGTCTSLFNGIGIDTILEYSTYEEEELPGIGEYKEAIPFSNLVGKLEERMEEKVKSWRNHDKPVKRIAILTGAGNNTNLIERALEKGCDTYITGEKTLYTVQHAKFKGINLIVGSHTFTEVFGVESLAHKLKERDNSIEITRLNEEHLE, from the coding sequence ATGAATATAAAGCAGTTTAACGAACATATAACATCACTATTTGGAGAGCATCTTCATAAATACGGCGATGATGAATATGGTTTTACTCATATAAGTAAAGATGAATTTCACAAAATCGGTTACACAACAAATTTAACGTTAGAAACTATTGAAGAAGCGTATAGAAATGGAGTCGATATGATAGTTACACATCATGCGCCGTGGAGTTTTTTATTTGGTATGGAAGAGGCTTGTATTGAGAAATTGAAGCAATATGAAATGAATCATTTTTGGGTTCATTTGCCGTTAGATTTTGTAAAGTTTGGCACATGTACATCGTTATTTAACGGAATTGGGATAGATACAATACTGGAATATTCCACGTATGAGGAAGAAGAACTACCGGGAATAGGAGAATATAAAGAAGCGATTCCTTTTTCAAACTTAGTTGGAAAACTTGAAGAAAGAATGGAAGAGAAAGTGAAGAGCTGGAGAAATCACGATAAACCAGTAAAACGGATTGCGATTTTAACCGGTGCAGGAAACAATACAAATTTGATTGAACGTGCATTAGAAAAAGGGTGTGACACGTACATAACAGGTGAAAAAACATTATATACAGTGCAACATGCGAAATTTAAAGGGATTAATTTAATTGTAGGCAGTCATACGTTTACAGAAGTGTTTGGTGTAGAAAGTTTGGCTCATAAGTTAAAAGAAAGAGATAATTCAATAGAAATTACTAGATTAAATGAAGAACATTTGGAGTGA
- a CDS encoding PhzF family phenazine biosynthesis isomerase: MKTINVFHYDAFTNKPNKGNPAGIVLEADGLTEEEMQIIAEKVGYNETTFVLSSEVGDIRMRYFTPGFEMDLCGHGTVGTIYALREKGLLEEKSNLTIETKAGILPIQIVVNENGETFIKMRQTAPQFKDFAGSKEELAHSIGLEVNDLDVSLPIVYGSTGNWTVIVPIKNLDACERMKPNNAAFPSVLKEIPNASIHPICLETYDELAQMHGRHFSSAYAGTIEDPVTGTASGVMGAYYAEYLEKDFEHELDLIVEQGQEINKDGRVTVYVTKGIENEKLQIDIAGTAVYVKEFEVLI; this comes from the coding sequence ATGAAGACTATAAACGTATTTCATTATGACGCATTTACGAATAAACCAAATAAGGGAAATCCAGCAGGTATTGTATTAGAAGCAGATGGATTAACGGAAGAGGAAATGCAAATTATTGCTGAAAAAGTTGGATATAACGAAACAACTTTTGTTCTTTCCTCAGAAGTAGGAGATATAAGAATGCGCTATTTTACACCTGGTTTTGAAATGGATTTATGTGGTCATGGGACAGTAGGGACGATATATGCCTTGCGCGAAAAAGGTTTATTAGAAGAGAAAAGTAACCTTACGATTGAAACGAAGGCAGGGATTTTACCGATACAAATAGTTGTAAATGAAAATGGAGAAACCTTTATTAAAATGAGGCAGACAGCACCTCAGTTTAAAGATTTTGCAGGTTCAAAAGAAGAATTAGCTCATAGTATTGGTTTAGAAGTAAATGATTTAGATGTAAGTTTACCGATAGTATATGGAAGTACAGGAAACTGGACTGTAATTGTGCCGATTAAAAATCTAGATGCGTGTGAGAGAATGAAACCTAATAATGCTGCATTTCCATCGGTATTAAAAGAAATACCTAATGCTTCTATTCACCCAATTTGTCTAGAAACTTATGATGAACTAGCACAAATGCATGGCCGTCATTTCTCGTCAGCTTATGCTGGGACGATTGAAGATCCAGTGACAGGAACAGCTTCAGGTGTAATGGGAGCGTATTATGCGGAGTATTTAGAGAAAGATTTTGAACATGAATTGGACTTAATCGTTGAGCAAGGACAGGAAATAAATAAAGATGGTCGTGTAACTGTTTATGTAACGAAAGGGATAGAAAACGAAAAGTTACAAATAGATATTGCTGGAACAGCGGTGTATGTGAAAGAGTTTGAAGTTTTAATATAA